A genomic segment from Leptolyngbya boryana PCC 6306 encodes:
- a CDS encoding glycosyltransferase family 39 protein yields MSIKWQSLLDAQRFKLKDSWLIFFACLLVYSWSAKGIVNYQALASPDSIPNSLLAFNWLFNGRLDFDNFRQGIYYNGGLPPYFFWESKSAHLVSVYPIGPAIVSFPIYVCFALLLWISHGFQSIEITSAAFSDTRLLLERFAAAIIASFAVALFYQLSRLKFERSVALISAFIYAFATHHWVINSQALWQHGSTNLVLIAVMLCFFKANRDPTTKSLLLLNAGILGGLMLGIRPTNLVFLLSIVVYAIALYRRQAFFTVLGLSSALISIAWNLYYFKSFTGGYGTFSNLFTLTFEQFIAGFTGLLFSPSRGLFVYSPILVLAIPGFIQIFRRWKQKDEKLLILLFLSCIPLLLQYCLFRMWWAGASYGYRFLTDLLPILCFSVNYAIADALSRRKLLNLKILIVSGLLTFSVFVQVVGVFGACFWDGIPTVIEYDPFSSKLTDAEGKLWQYPDSQIERHAHSLMFRITHPTRQPNYTSGLAGQILQLRDAEKNPLPDTLSIPVGGKIRVRAIVQNTGTSRWFGYQTGASHLGEARVRVLFTDILKQNVAEYRLFISGQPRRGKTAEAIGDITFPSKPGTYTLRFSLIAEGVSEMPTHLPQSTQAIEATVTSIDQRY; encoded by the coding sequence ATGTCGATAAAATGGCAGTCTTTACTTGATGCACAGCGCTTTAAGCTCAAAGATTCGTGGCTGATTTTTTTTGCTTGCCTGCTTGTCTACTCATGGAGTGCAAAGGGCATCGTCAATTATCAGGCGCTCGCATCACCGGATAGTATTCCGAATTCCTTACTTGCCTTCAATTGGTTATTCAACGGCAGATTGGATTTTGATAACTTCAGGCAGGGAATTTACTACAACGGCGGTCTGCCTCCTTACTTCTTTTGGGAGTCGAAGAGTGCTCATCTTGTCTCGGTCTATCCGATTGGACCTGCGATCGTCAGTTTTCCGATTTATGTCTGCTTTGCGCTCTTGTTATGGATCAGTCATGGCTTTCAGTCGATCGAGATTACCAGTGCTGCATTTTCTGACACGCGATTACTGTTAGAAAGATTTGCTGCTGCGATCATCGCAAGCTTTGCTGTCGCTTTGTTTTATCAATTAAGTCGCCTGAAGTTTGAGCGATCAGTTGCACTGATTTCTGCTTTTATTTATGCGTTTGCAACGCATCATTGGGTGATTAATTCACAAGCTTTATGGCAGCATGGCTCGACAAATTTGGTCTTGATTGCCGTCATGCTCTGCTTTTTCAAAGCAAATCGTGACCCAACGACAAAATCTCTCTTGCTCTTAAATGCCGGAATTTTGGGCGGATTGATGTTAGGGATTCGCCCAACGAATTTGGTGTTTTTATTATCGATCGTGGTTTATGCGATCGCGCTGTATCGCCGCCAAGCATTTTTTACAGTTCTAGGGTTATCTTCTGCCCTAATTAGTATTGCTTGGAATCTCTATTACTTTAAAAGTTTCACAGGCGGATATGGCACGTTTTCTAATCTTTTTACACTGACATTTGAACAGTTTATTGCAGGATTTACGGGACTTTTATTTAGCCCAAGTCGAGGTTTATTTGTTTATAGTCCAATCTTAGTTTTGGCAATTCCAGGATTCATACAAATCTTTCGACGCTGGAAGCAAAAAGATGAAAAATTATTGATTCTGCTGTTTTTAAGCTGTATTCCGCTCTTGTTGCAATATTGCTTGTTTAGAATGTGGTGGGCAGGTGCGTCTTATGGATATCGTTTTTTAACGGATCTGCTGCCGATTCTATGCTTTTCGGTGAACTATGCGATCGCAGATGCTCTTTCCCGGCGTAAACTGCTGAATTTGAAAATTTTGATCGTTTCCGGGTTATTGACCTTCTCAGTCTTTGTCCAAGTTGTTGGCGTGTTTGGTGCATGTTTTTGGGATGGAATTCCGACGGTGATCGAATATGATCCGTTCTCATCGAAATTAACTGATGCAGAAGGAAAACTGTGGCAGTATCCAGACAGCCAAATCGAGCGACATGCCCATAGTCTGATGTTTCGGATCACGCACCCCACTCGTCAGCCCAACTATACATCTGGATTAGCTGGTCAAATTCTCCAGCTTCGAGATGCAGAAAAAAATCCTCTACCGGACACGCTCTCGATTCCAGTGGGCGGAAAAATTCGCGTGCGTGCGATCGTACAAAATACAGGCACATCTCGCTGGTTTGGCTATCAAACCGGGGCAAGCCATCTAGGAGAAGCCCGAGTTCGGGTCTTATTTACTGATATTCTCAAGCAGAATGTGGCGGAATATCGCCTATTTATCTCTGGACAGCCCCGACGTGGAAAAACCGCAGAAGCGATCGGAGATATCACGTTCCCGTCCAAACCTGGAACATACACCCTGAGATTTTCTTTGATTGCTGAAGGAGTCAGCGAGATGCCGACCCATCTGCCACAGTCAACTCAAGCAATTGAAGCAACGGTTACGTCTATTGATCAGCGTTACTAG
- a CDS encoding class I SAM-dependent methyltransferase codes for MKKQREPLLEPLLRWLRLRRVIAEIPENAIVLDVGCGRNAAFLRAIEPRIQKGYGVDFKVAEFQTDKLKAVQVHLGEELPFADASFDTVTMLAVLEHIEHEQAILKEIHRVLKPGGRLVLTVPSVWAQPVLEFLSYRIGIIDEAEIRDHKRYYDRQKLKQVLVNVAGFERFRHQYFQMWMNNFCTVMKV; via the coding sequence TTGAAAAAGCAGCGTGAGCCTCTTTTAGAACCTTTGTTGCGTTGGTTGCGGCTCCGACGAGTCATCGCGGAAATTCCCGAAAACGCGATCGTCTTAGATGTCGGTTGCGGTCGCAATGCCGCTTTCTTAAGAGCGATCGAGCCGCGAATTCAAAAAGGCTATGGCGTCGATTTCAAAGTCGCAGAATTTCAAACGGATAAGCTCAAAGCCGTGCAAGTTCATCTGGGGGAAGAACTTCCCTTTGCTGATGCGAGTTTTGATACCGTCACCATGCTGGCTGTTTTAGAGCATATCGAGCATGAGCAAGCAATTTTAAAAGAAATTCATCGGGTACTCAAACCGGGTGGGAGACTGGTTTTAACGGTTCCTTCTGTTTGGGCGCAACCTGTTTTAGAGTTTCTTTCCTATCGCATCGGAATTATCGATGAAGCCGAAATTCGCGATCATAAACGCTATTACGATCGCCAAAAACTCAAGCAAGTTTTAGTCAATGTTGCAGGATTTGAACGATTTCGACATCAATATTTTCAGATGTGGATGAATAATTTCTGTACAGTAATGAAGGTGTAG
- a CDS encoding acetyl-CoA carboxylase carboxyltransferase subunit alpha, which yields MPNSADRRPILLDFEKPLAELEARITQVRELAEENEVDLSDQIALLEARAVELRKEIFSSLTPGQRLQVARHPRRPSTLDYIQAISDEWMELHGDRGGHDDPAVVGGVGRINGRPVVMLGQQKGRNTKDNIRRNFGQASPSGYRKAIRLMEHADRFSMPILTFIDTPAAWAGLEAEQFGQGEAIAYNLREMFGFEVPIICSVIGEGGSGGALAIGVGERLLMFEHAVYSVAPPETCATILWRDSTKSAQAAEALKITAPDLKELGIADEVLPEPIGGAHNHPLEAAETLKTAILRNLAELDQLTPQQRRELRYQKFRSIGVFTEAGMPTHV from the coding sequence ATGCCCAATTCTGCCGATCGTCGTCCAATTTTGCTTGATTTTGAAAAGCCGCTTGCTGAACTCGAAGCCCGAATTACTCAGGTTCGGGAATTGGCAGAAGAAAATGAGGTGGATTTGTCTGATCAAATTGCCTTGTTAGAAGCCCGTGCCGTTGAGCTTCGCAAAGAAATTTTTAGCAGCCTCACGCCTGGGCAGCGCTTGCAAGTCGCCCGTCACCCCCGTCGCCCCAGTACGCTCGATTATATTCAGGCAATTAGTGACGAATGGATGGAGCTACATGGCGATCGCGGTGGGCATGATGATCCTGCCGTCGTCGGAGGAGTTGGTCGGATCAACGGTCGCCCCGTTGTGATGCTCGGTCAACAAAAAGGGCGCAACACCAAAGACAACATTCGACGAAATTTTGGGCAGGCTTCGCCCAGTGGCTACCGCAAGGCGATTCGATTAATGGAACATGCCGATCGCTTTAGTATGCCGATTTTGACCTTCATTGATACCCCGGCAGCTTGGGCAGGACTCGAAGCAGAACAATTCGGACAAGGAGAAGCGATCGCGTATAACTTGCGTGAGATGTTTGGATTTGAAGTGCCGATTATTTGTAGTGTGATTGGCGAAGGCGGATCGGGAGGAGCACTCGCGATCGGGGTTGGAGAACGGCTACTTATGTTTGAACACGCCGTCTATAGTGTGGCTCCACCCGAAACCTGTGCAACGATTCTCTGGCGAGACTCAACAAAATCAGCACAAGCAGCCGAAGCCCTAAAAATCACTGCACCCGACTTGAAAGAACTAGGCATTGCCGACGAGGTGTTACCAGAACCGATCGGCGGCGCGCACAATCATCCTCTAGAAGCTGCCGAAACCCTAAAAACCGCAATTCTGAGAAATTTAGCCGAATTAGATCAACTGACTCCCCAACAACGGCGCGAACTGCGCTATCAAAAATTCCGCAGTATCGGCGTGTTTACAGAAGCGGGGATGCCGACTCACGTTTAG